One region of Wyeomyia smithii strain HCP4-BCI-WySm-NY-G18 chromosome 3, ASM2978416v1, whole genome shotgun sequence genomic DNA includes:
- the LOC129731304 gene encoding uncharacterized protein LOC129731304 isoform X1, producing MSSRAVSTIQQVKILAEKNRGSFKTVKQRNSPSKKSKKVKVCHTIVADMEVTALDKQKKTTTPSDNPYAREIFMSKTNVEEIVQALTKENSKSQLWDAHKRHKKEKGYRERLYRFYAEEPKLRVRDPLYKLQFRSSYYQYRFFLALKKPLYSEAEYKTYLMQLQAAGMRECMVNMRKNNIVLKLEDKIIPQVRSKFPRCWSGKLEKLSLYVMDAYQRKKEKAKKRMLMDATDSIIPQNDHVVNDFLKCSNASDIGSARQINSIIPYIDFHLEHYKAFGWLEFNNNNLNKQYKMRESGETSATVTVPVPMESPGISNSSDTMNSLNSEMEHMRAEMAMTQPTSELLLPGSCFTDTIDVINALSTTERDSVNVAATVTVETQMPDDKTKRVQSAIAITSSGAVPMAQENSNLQIEITDSTDQTKKSSNIQNTSSAKTSKQPTKTISSNIRTTLTRFDQQKSPPPTIAKASSTPSFHGVVPKPRKISYESDSQNEINSSMTHGLNSIPGSMPNTEKFCPPVCSTQISEQQQQQNESSHFLITPAQPEVYEIPDSPSSPANESIVQNTSSKTANSYTLEYMRNYSNIDQLVIEKIKGADSNLAEKRLLMLDKYVERFYKRARGFLSINIFPEGLKLLTSEERIEKNKSANLKQVPSVIATEKCISCISNSPPVQLVSDKANAAIPCVTQNSSLISETIPNTEDFCPPICSTQLPEPLEHPTSLFNSNLHHSTSQNLQLQTVQVSTSRRSVESSPQNITHLTETSMQLIPTPSTHHSSIPFAQNQHLRNKPDSASESSDSNITVLHNSKKAHDVTIKQENNISDYGSDVEFQEMVNNVICLSDDDDESNHVDANELIDRHSKQPGHEPMILPIIRDQIQELFTGNLDKTLSQNSSNSGVDARSEVQSTSSPNNGSVCAECLGFR from the exons ATGTCATCAAGAGCAGTGTCTACTATACAACAAGTTAAAATACTGGCCGAAAAAAACCGCGGTAGTTTCAAAACGGTTAAACAACGTAATAGCCCTTCAAAAAAG TCTAAGAAAGTGAAGGTTTGCCATACAATAGTAGCAGACATGGAAGTAACGGCTTtggataaacaaaaaaaaaccactaCCCCTTCTGACAACCCTTATGCTCGGGAAATATTTATGAGTAAAACAAATGTCGAAGAAATTGTGCAAGCATTGACAAAAGAAAATTCCAAATCGCAATTATGGGATGCGCACAAGCGACACAAGAAAGAAAAAGGGTACCGGGAGAGATTATACCGTTTCTATGCCGAGGAGCCAAAGTTGAGAGTTCGGGATCCATTGTATAAGCTACAGTTTAGAAGCTCGTACTATCAATATCGGTTCTTTTTGGCGTTGAAAAAACCGTTGTACAGCGAGGCCGAATATAAAACTTACTTGATGCAGCTGCAGGCAGCTGGGATGAGAGAGTGTATGGTCAATATGCGAAAAAATAACATCGTGCTCAAACTGGAGGACAAGATTATACCACAA GTACGAAGCAAGTTTCCGCGTTGTTGGAGTGGAAAACTAGAAAAATTATCTCTCTATGTGATGGATGCTTATCagcgaaagaaagaaaaagcgaaaaaaagaatGCTCATGGATGCAACTGATTCTATAATACCACAGAATGATCACGTTGTGAATGATTTTCTAAAGTGCTCTAACGCTTCCGATATAGGTTCTGCGAGACAAATTAATAGCATTATTCCTTATATCGACTTTCATCTTGAACATTATAAAGCATTTGGCTGGTTGGAGTTTAATAATAACAATCTCAACAAACAGTATAAAATGAGAGAGTCTGGTGAAACTTCTGCTACTGTTACAGTACCAGTGCCCATGGAATCTCCAGGGATTTCCAATAGTTCTGATACGATGAATTCTTTAAATTCTGAAATGGAACATATGAGAGCTGAAATGGCAATGACACAGCCTACAAGTGAGCTTCTGTTACCTGGATCGTGTTTTACCGATACTATAGATGTTATTAATGCTCTGAGTACTACAGAGAGGGATTCTGTGAATGTGGCGGCTACTGTGACAGTTGAAACACAGATGCCGGACGACAAAACAAAGCGGGTCCAATCTGCCATTGCAATTACATCCAGTGGCGCCGTGCCAATGGCGCAAGAAAATTCGAATCTTCAGATCGAAATAACCGATTCGACAGATCAAACGAAAAAATCTTCTAATATTCAAAATACCAGCTCAGCAAAGACGAGCAAACAGCctacaaaaacaatttcttctaATATTCGGACAACCCTGACTAGATTTGATCAACAAAAGAGTCCTCCACCTACCATAGCAAAAGCCTCTAGCACTCCATCATTTCATGGAGTGGTTCCTAAACCACGAAAAATATCTTATGAATCAGATTCACAAAATGAGATAAATTCATCAATGACCCATGGGCTGAATAGTATACCGGGCTCAATGCCAAACACAGAAAAGTTTTGTCCTCCGGTTTGCTCTACTCAAATATCcgaacagcaacagcagcaaaatGAATCGAGTCATTTCTTAATAACACCAGCACAGCCAGAGGTTTATGAAATACCCGACTCTCCCTCAAGTCCGGCAAATGAATCCATTGTTCAGAATACCAGTTCCAAAACAGCAAATTCTTATACTTTGGAATATATGCGCAATTACTCTAATATAGATCAGCTTGTGATCGAGAAAATCAAAGGAGCGGATTCAAACCTCGCTGAAAAGCGTCTTTTGATGTTAGATAAGTACGTGGAACGATTCTACAAACGTGCGCGTGGCTTTTTATCTATTAATATTTTCCCAGAAGGCTTGAAGCTTCTAACAAGTGAAGAACGGATTGAAAAGAATAAGAGTgccaatttaaaacaagttccaTCAGTAATCGCTACCGAGAAATGTATATCATGTATATCTAATTCACCGCCGGTCCAATTAGTATCTGATAAGGCAAATGCAGCTATACCATGTGTTACACAAAACTCAAGTTTAATTTCGGAAACAATACCAAATACGGAAGATTTCTGTCCTCCAATTTGTTCTACACAACTTCCTGAACCATTAGAACATCCAACATCATTATTTAATTCAAACCTACACCATTCTACCAGTCAAAATCTTCAGTTACAAACTGTACAAGTGTCTACTTCTCGACGCAGTGTAGAATCGTCACCGCAGAACATAACACACCTAACAGAAACTTCCATGCAATTGATTCCTACACCATCGACTCATCACAGCTCGATACCTTTTGCTCAAAATCAACATCTTCGGAATAAGCCGGATAGTGCATCAGAATCATCCGACTCCAATATTACTGTTCTTCACAACAGTAAAAAAGCCCATGACGTAACTATCAAACAGGAGAACAATATTTCTGATTACGGATCTGACGTTGAATTCCAAGAAATGGTAAATAACGTGATTTGCTTGAGTGACGACGATGATGAGTCTAATCATGTGGACGCTAATGAGTTAATTGATCGACATTCCAAACAACCAGGTCATGAGCCTATGATACTTCCAATAATTAGAGATCAAATTCAAGAACTATTTACGGGTAACCTTGACAAAACGTTGTCTCAAAATAGCTCCAATAGCGGCGTAGATGCGCGGTCTGAAGTTCAATCTACAAGTTCACCTAACAACGGATCAGTTTGCGCAGAATGTTTGGGGTTTCGCTAG
- the LOC129731304 gene encoding uncharacterized protein LOC129731304 isoform X2 → MEVTALDKQKKTTTPSDNPYAREIFMSKTNVEEIVQALTKENSKSQLWDAHKRHKKEKGYRERLYRFYAEEPKLRVRDPLYKLQFRSSYYQYRFFLALKKPLYSEAEYKTYLMQLQAAGMRECMVNMRKNNIVLKLEDKIIPQVRSKFPRCWSGKLEKLSLYVMDAYQRKKEKAKKRMLMDATDSIIPQNDHVVNDFLKCSNASDIGSARQINSIIPYIDFHLEHYKAFGWLEFNNNNLNKQYKMRESGETSATVTVPVPMESPGISNSSDTMNSLNSEMEHMRAEMAMTQPTSELLLPGSCFTDTIDVINALSTTERDSVNVAATVTVETQMPDDKTKRVQSAIAITSSGAVPMAQENSNLQIEITDSTDQTKKSSNIQNTSSAKTSKQPTKTISSNIRTTLTRFDQQKSPPPTIAKASSTPSFHGVVPKPRKISYESDSQNEINSSMTHGLNSIPGSMPNTEKFCPPVCSTQISEQQQQQNESSHFLITPAQPEVYEIPDSPSSPANESIVQNTSSKTANSYTLEYMRNYSNIDQLVIEKIKGADSNLAEKRLLMLDKYVERFYKRARGFLSINIFPEGLKLLTSEERIEKNKSANLKQVPSVIATEKCISCISNSPPVQLVSDKANAAIPCVTQNSSLISETIPNTEDFCPPICSTQLPEPLEHPTSLFNSNLHHSTSQNLQLQTVQVSTSRRSVESSPQNITHLTETSMQLIPTPSTHHSSIPFAQNQHLRNKPDSASESSDSNITVLHNSKKAHDVTIKQENNISDYGSDVEFQEMVNNVICLSDDDDESNHVDANELIDRHSKQPGHEPMILPIIRDQIQELFTGNLDKTLSQNSSNSGVDARSEVQSTSSPNNGSVCAECLGFR, encoded by the exons ATGGAAGTAACGGCTTtggataaacaaaaaaaaaccactaCCCCTTCTGACAACCCTTATGCTCGGGAAATATTTATGAGTAAAACAAATGTCGAAGAAATTGTGCAAGCATTGACAAAAGAAAATTCCAAATCGCAATTATGGGATGCGCACAAGCGACACAAGAAAGAAAAAGGGTACCGGGAGAGATTATACCGTTTCTATGCCGAGGAGCCAAAGTTGAGAGTTCGGGATCCATTGTATAAGCTACAGTTTAGAAGCTCGTACTATCAATATCGGTTCTTTTTGGCGTTGAAAAAACCGTTGTACAGCGAGGCCGAATATAAAACTTACTTGATGCAGCTGCAGGCAGCTGGGATGAGAGAGTGTATGGTCAATATGCGAAAAAATAACATCGTGCTCAAACTGGAGGACAAGATTATACCACAA GTACGAAGCAAGTTTCCGCGTTGTTGGAGTGGAAAACTAGAAAAATTATCTCTCTATGTGATGGATGCTTATCagcgaaagaaagaaaaagcgaaaaaaagaatGCTCATGGATGCAACTGATTCTATAATACCACAGAATGATCACGTTGTGAATGATTTTCTAAAGTGCTCTAACGCTTCCGATATAGGTTCTGCGAGACAAATTAATAGCATTATTCCTTATATCGACTTTCATCTTGAACATTATAAAGCATTTGGCTGGTTGGAGTTTAATAATAACAATCTCAACAAACAGTATAAAATGAGAGAGTCTGGTGAAACTTCTGCTACTGTTACAGTACCAGTGCCCATGGAATCTCCAGGGATTTCCAATAGTTCTGATACGATGAATTCTTTAAATTCTGAAATGGAACATATGAGAGCTGAAATGGCAATGACACAGCCTACAAGTGAGCTTCTGTTACCTGGATCGTGTTTTACCGATACTATAGATGTTATTAATGCTCTGAGTACTACAGAGAGGGATTCTGTGAATGTGGCGGCTACTGTGACAGTTGAAACACAGATGCCGGACGACAAAACAAAGCGGGTCCAATCTGCCATTGCAATTACATCCAGTGGCGCCGTGCCAATGGCGCAAGAAAATTCGAATCTTCAGATCGAAATAACCGATTCGACAGATCAAACGAAAAAATCTTCTAATATTCAAAATACCAGCTCAGCAAAGACGAGCAAACAGCctacaaaaacaatttcttctaATATTCGGACAACCCTGACTAGATTTGATCAACAAAAGAGTCCTCCACCTACCATAGCAAAAGCCTCTAGCACTCCATCATTTCATGGAGTGGTTCCTAAACCACGAAAAATATCTTATGAATCAGATTCACAAAATGAGATAAATTCATCAATGACCCATGGGCTGAATAGTATACCGGGCTCAATGCCAAACACAGAAAAGTTTTGTCCTCCGGTTTGCTCTACTCAAATATCcgaacagcaacagcagcaaaatGAATCGAGTCATTTCTTAATAACACCAGCACAGCCAGAGGTTTATGAAATACCCGACTCTCCCTCAAGTCCGGCAAATGAATCCATTGTTCAGAATACCAGTTCCAAAACAGCAAATTCTTATACTTTGGAATATATGCGCAATTACTCTAATATAGATCAGCTTGTGATCGAGAAAATCAAAGGAGCGGATTCAAACCTCGCTGAAAAGCGTCTTTTGATGTTAGATAAGTACGTGGAACGATTCTACAAACGTGCGCGTGGCTTTTTATCTATTAATATTTTCCCAGAAGGCTTGAAGCTTCTAACAAGTGAAGAACGGATTGAAAAGAATAAGAGTgccaatttaaaacaagttccaTCAGTAATCGCTACCGAGAAATGTATATCATGTATATCTAATTCACCGCCGGTCCAATTAGTATCTGATAAGGCAAATGCAGCTATACCATGTGTTACACAAAACTCAAGTTTAATTTCGGAAACAATACCAAATACGGAAGATTTCTGTCCTCCAATTTGTTCTACACAACTTCCTGAACCATTAGAACATCCAACATCATTATTTAATTCAAACCTACACCATTCTACCAGTCAAAATCTTCAGTTACAAACTGTACAAGTGTCTACTTCTCGACGCAGTGTAGAATCGTCACCGCAGAACATAACACACCTAACAGAAACTTCCATGCAATTGATTCCTACACCATCGACTCATCACAGCTCGATACCTTTTGCTCAAAATCAACATCTTCGGAATAAGCCGGATAGTGCATCAGAATCATCCGACTCCAATATTACTGTTCTTCACAACAGTAAAAAAGCCCATGACGTAACTATCAAACAGGAGAACAATATTTCTGATTACGGATCTGACGTTGAATTCCAAGAAATGGTAAATAACGTGATTTGCTTGAGTGACGACGATGATGAGTCTAATCATGTGGACGCTAATGAGTTAATTGATCGACATTCCAAACAACCAGGTCATGAGCCTATGATACTTCCAATAATTAGAGATCAAATTCAAGAACTATTTACGGGTAACCTTGACAAAACGTTGTCTCAAAATAGCTCCAATAGCGGCGTAGATGCGCGGTCTGAAGTTCAATCTACAAGTTCACCTAACAACGGATCAGTTTGCGCAGAATGTTTGGGGTTTCGCTAG
- the LOC129733216 gene encoding protein smoothened has protein sequence MTSLFVLLVLTVLSGQHGHAKEFSQSTNQVTQPDAAPRLESINGTQNFRMHGKKGKDDKTWFDGREMRYIYCVRPATCEPIRHKSCLGSPLPYSSISLDLTDSFSQEQTHDKLYQYNALRHVPKCWAVIQPFLCAVFTPKCEKINGRDMVYLPSLEMCKITLEPCRILYNTSYFPEFLKCNETLYPSKCNNDVREEMKFNATGQCLKPLVAADSPANFYKDIDGCGLQCKDPLFTDDEHRQIHKLIAWGAGVCLTFNLFTIATFVIDWRNTKKYPYALVIFYINFCFMVACLGWLAQFTPGGWEDIVCRKDGTLRSSEPSAGENLSCIVVFILVYYFLIAAMVWFVIFTYVWHRYFKAIGKIQDRSIRKNGSYFHLIAWSLPLVLTITIMALSEIDGNSTVGICFVGYLNHPIRGGFLLGPVICVLFIGGYFLSRGLVTLIKLKISSKEIIPASFSKKIRQTIVRMGICTVFTFIFIFATLCCHMNEFRNSENWSLALKNYIICQISSTYTDVTSSCKIQNRPSVAILQIHLICLFASGIVMSSWVWTNSTLKTWGRYFRRRFGSDIEEPVKLQKHKVIAQAFAKRKEFQNHGRLSISFHNSYTDPVGLKFDMNSAMGSHDLSSTWANYLPRFVNRRYALTGAATSSSHDPRKNSVDSEISFSVRHVSVESRRNSIDSQVSVKIAEMKTKVASRSRSGVSSSKHHQHQHKNRHQRRRDFTSASGRRYSRKESSTSVESQIITAIQKGRHSSSGNSQFFGATNMQRRTGIGGMDADQINDFISNGKLLLPFLHQSGLTSSEDDNGSNASFKVQDAKFDVILKQIGGAHGSNNRSDTHNAGCQIEEYRSSDDESRGARTLSTREDFSTIHKDGLRSSKEGGRTSKNSSKSVRSKKSSRQGTIRKSQKHSRASQKSQRQNDKKEKAREREREKEREKEIELIERNNITDFNDSSFTSYCSELSPLNVNSSYSGVSMTKTNSRNSKRSCDVGIQANADEIATQTMSSFEFSEKAIKNEENEDIYTENHSLLSPKVMCHMGSVRKREYVDVSLTEAEKLKLLLLPSK, from the exons ATGACATCCCTTTTTGTGTTACTCGTTCTCACGGTGTTATCTGGCCAACATGGACATGCAAAGGAATTCAGCCAGTCAACAAATCAGGTAACACAACCTGACGCCGCTCCGCGACTGGAATCAATCAATGGAACGCAAAACTTTCGGATGCATGGAAAAAAAGGTAAAGATGACAAAACCTGGTTCGATGGTCGCGAAATGCGGTACATTTACTGCGTCCGACCGGCCACATGTGAGCCAATTAGGCACAAGTCCTGCCTCGGATCACCGCTGCCATACTCGTCAATCAGCTTAGATTTAACAGATTCATTCAGCCAAGAGCAAACTCATGACAAGCTTTATCAATACAATGCTTTACGGCACGTGCCGAAATGTTGGGCTGTCATTCAACCGTTTCTATGTGCGGTTTTTACGCCGAAATGCGAAAAAATTAATGGACGTGATATGGTTTATCTGCCTTCGTTGGAAATGTGTAAAATTACCCTCGAGCCATGCCGGATTTTGTATAATACCAGCTACTTTCCGGAATTTCTGAAATGCAACGAAACATTATATCCGTCCAAGTGCAACAATGACGTTCGAGAGGAAATGAAATTCAATGCTACTGGACAATGTTTAAAGCCGCTTGTGGCAGCTGATTCACCGGCGAATTTTTACAAAG ATATTGATGGTTGCGGTTTGCAGTGTAAAGATCCCCTGTTCACTGATGATGAGCATCGACAGATTCATAAACTCATAGCATGGGGAGCAGGAGTGTGCCTTACCTTTAATCTGTTCACTATCGCTACGTTTGTTATTGATTGGCGCAACACGAAAAAGTATCCTTACGCGTTGGTGATTTTCTATATTAACTTCTGTTTTATGGTGGCTTGTTTGGG TTGGTTAGCCCAGTTTACGCCCGGCGGATGGGAAGATATTGTATGCCGCAAAGATGGAACACTTCGCAGCTCAGAGCCGAGCGCTGGTGAAAACCTGTCCTGTATAGTGGTCTTTATTTTAGTTTACTATTTTTTAATCGCTGCTATGGTGTGGTTTGTGATATTCACGTATGTGTGGCACCGGTACTTCAAGGCTATTGGTAAGATTCAGGATCGTTCGATACGAAAAAATGGATCATATTTCCATCTAATTGCGTGGTCATTGCCGCTAGTGCTGACGATTACAATCATGGCTCTGAGTGAGATCGATGGTAATAGTACGGTAGGAATTTGTTTTGTAGGGTATCTAAATCATCCCATTCGGGGAGGTTTTTTGTTGGGACCGGTAATCTGTGTACTGTTTATTGGTGGATACTTTCTTAGTAGGGGATTGGTTACACTTATTAAGTTGAAAATCTCGAGCAAGGAGATCATTCCTGCTAGTTTTAGTAAAAAGATCAGACAAACGATTGTTCGAATGGGCATATGCACTGTTTTCACTTTCAtcttcatttttgcaacgctATGTTGTCACATGAATGAATTTAGAAACAGTGAAAACTGGTCTCTTGCTTTAAAAAATTACATCATTTGCCAGATTTCTTCCACTTACACCGACGTGACAAGCTCGTGTAAGATCCAGAACCGACCAAGTGTTGCCATTTTACAGATCCATCTGATATGCCTGTTTGCATCAGGTATTGTTATGTCCTCGTGGGTTTGGACCAACTCGACTTTGAAAACATGGGGACGGTATTTTCGGAGGCGCTTCGGATCCGACATAGAGGAACCGGTGAAGCTGCAGAAGCATAAAGTTATTGCACAAGCTTTTGCCAAGCGGAAAGAGTTCCAAAATCATGGGCGACTGTCGATTTCATTTCACAATTCCTACACGGATCCGGTTGGATTAAAATTTGATATGAACTCCGCTATGGGAAGTCATGATCTAAGCTCGACTTGGGCTAATTATTTGCCACGATTTGTGAACAGACGGTATGCGCTGACCGGTGCAGCGACTAGTTCAAGTCATGATCCAAGGAAAAATTCGGTCGATTCGGAGATAAGCTTCAGTGTCAGGCACGTCTCAGTAGAATCAAGAAGAAATTCGATCGATTCGCAGGTTTCGGTGAAAATCGCAGAAATGAAAACAAAGGTGGCAAGTCGGAGCCGAAGCGGAGTAAGTAGTAGCAAACATCATCAGCATCAGCACAAAAATAGACACCAGCGGAGACGCGATTTCACTTCCGCTTCGGGGCGACGATACAGCCGAAAAGAGAGTAGCACCTCTGTTGAATCTCAGATCATTACAGCAATTCAAAAGGGGAGACATTCTTCAAGCGGTAACAGCCAATTTTTTGGAGCAACTAATATGCAGCGAAGAACTGGAATTGGCGGAATGGATGCTGATCAAATCAATGATTTCATCTCCAACGGAAAGTTGTTACTCCCGTTTTTGCATCAGTCTGGATTGACATCTTCAGAAGATGATAATGGCTCGAATGCCTCATTTAAAGTACAGGATGCCAAGTTCGATGTGATCCTTAAACAAATTGGGGGAGCACACGGTTCGAACAACAGATCAGACACACACAACGCCGGCTGTCAAATCGAAGAATATCGCTCTAGTGATGATGAAAGTAGAGGCGCACGAACGCTCTCTACTCGAGAAGATTTTTCCACTATTCATAAAGATGGTCTCAGAAGCAGCAAGGAAGGGGGACGCACCAGCAAAAATAGTTCCAAAAGCGTTCGCAGTAAAAAATCGTCACGCCAAGGCACAATACGAAAGTCACAAAAGCATTCGCGAGCTAGTCAGAAGAGTCAGCGACAAAATGACAAGAAAGAAAAAGCGAGAGAACGGGAACGGGAAAAGGAACGCGAAAAAGAGATTGAACTTATTGAACGGAATAatataaccgatttcaatgattCTTCCTTTACCTCCTACTGCTCGGAATTATCGCCGCTGAACGTGAATAGTTCCTACTCGGGTGTATCAATGACCAAAACTAACTCACGCAATTCCAAACGCAGTTGCGATGTAGGCATTCAGGCAAATGCCGATGAAATTGCCACTCAAACCATGTCCTCATTTGAGTTCTCCGAAAAGGCTatcaaaaatgaagaaaatgaaGATATATATACCGAAAACCATTCACTGCTAAGTCCGAAAGTTATGTGCCACATGGGGTCTGTGCGAAAGCGTGAATATGTCGACGTCAGTTTAACTGAGGCGGAAAAACTCAAGTTACTGCTGCTGCCATCCAAGTAG